The following DNA comes from bacterium.
GGTCAACCACCGCTTCCTGGACGTGGCGGTGAAGCTGCCGCCCGTCCTGGCGTCCTTCGAGATCGATATACGCAACGTGCTCAAGGCCCGCGTGGCTCGCGGGCGCGTCTCCGTCTTCGCCCAGATCGAGTGCAGCGACGACGACGCGCTGCTGTCGTTGTCGCCGGAGCGCCTGGCGGACGGCGTCGCCACCCTGCGCGGGATGGCCGACGCCTGCGAGCGGGGGGGGGTACCCCGTCCCCCCATCGGGCTGGAACACCTGCTGGCCCTGCCCGGTCTCTTCCAGTCCGAGGCCAGGAGCGAAGACGGCGAGGTCCTGCGCGCGGCCCTGCTCGCGGCCCTGGACGTCGCGGTGAACGGCCTGCAGGAGATGAAGCGCATCGAGGGACAGGAGACCGCCGCCGAGATGAAAACGCGCCTGGTCGCGGTGCGTGACAACCTGGACAAGGTGACCGTCCTGATC
Coding sequences within:
- a CDS encoding YicC family protein encodes the protein MFSMTGFGSGEAAAGTSRITVELRAVNHRFLDVAVKLPPVLASFEIDIRNVLKARVARGRVSVFAQIECSDDDALLSLSPERLADGVATLRGMADACERGGVPRPPIGLEHLLALPGLFQSEARSEDGEVLRAALLAALDVAVNGLQEMKRIEGQETAAEMKTRLVAVRDNLDKVTVLIPDAQNDILAKLQERLTKLLDDAVEPQRLVQEAALITDRGNINEECERLASHLDQFAGALDGGGQVAKRLNFLLQEMHREVNTMGSKTQNMEITNAVIAMKEEIESMREQVQNLE